The Neisseria macacae ATCC 33926 genome contains the following window.
AAACGCCCGATTTCTGGAGCGTTTTTATCAAAAAAACGGAAGTTTCAAACAAAGTTCCACCCAATGGCCGGATTTGCCGATTAAGGAAATCGGCGATTTTTGCATCAAGGTGCAAGGCGACGCCAAAGGCACGCCGGACGGGCGGTTTACCCTGAAGGCAGTAGCGCGGTCGGATCAAAATCCCAAGGTATTGAAAATCAACGAAAGCTTTGTCACGGTATCGTGTGAAACGACCGAAAGCACCTGCGAAGACAAGACGCAGCATTTCGCCAATACGGACAAATCATGCAAGATATTTGAGTCTTGAGGCATCGATAGCAAAAAGGTCGTCTGAAACCGAAGTTGGTTTGCCGTTATGCTTTTTCGGTGACAGTGCAGTGAAGGGACAGATATTGGATAGGGTATCGTTTGTCTTGGGTCAGTTGCGTGTAGCTTATATGGAAAGTTGCACTTCAAATCTGAATCCGCCGTCGTCTGAAAACGGATAGGGAGCGTATCCCCAAACTGAAAAGCTTTGATTTAAAGTTAATCCACTATACTTAATCTTTAGCCCATAAACCCGCTTGGTGGTTTATGGGCTATAAACGATCAAATCTTACAAACAAGCCATTTCGTTTGCCATTTGCTGTTCTAAGGTTTCACGTCGGCGGATAAGCCGGTATTCGTTGCCGTCCACTAAGACTTCCGCCGCCCGGTTGCGTGTGTTGTAATTGCTTGCCATGCTGGCGCCGTATGCGCCTGCGCTGCGGATAACCAGCAAATCGCCTTCTTCGCAGGCAAGGGTGCGGTCTTTGCCGAGGAAGTCGCCGGTTTCGCAAATCGGGCCGACGATGTCGGCGCTCAGCGGCGGGATGTTTTTTGGGTCTACCGCTTCGATATGGTGATAGGCGTCATACAGGGCGGGGCGCATGAGGTCGTTCATGGCGGCATCGACCATGACGAAGTTTTTCTCTTCGCCGTGTTTGATGAACTCGACGCGCGCCAGCAGCGAGCCTGCGTTGCCGACCAAGCTGCGGCCGGGTTCGAGGATCAGTTTCAGACGACGTGTGCCGATCAGTTTTTGAACCGCTTGGGCATACGCGCTCAAATCGGGGACGGTTTCGTCTTGATAAACGATGCCGACGCCGCCGCCTAAGTCTAAATGTTCCAAAACGATGCCTTCGTCGGCCAATCGGTCAACCAAAATCAAAATGCGCTCGCAGGCTTCGACAAGCGGGCTGAGGTCGGTCAGTTGCGAACCGATGTGGCAGTCGATGCCGATGATTTTGAGGTGGCTTTGGCGGGCTGCATGGCGGTAGGCTTCGAGCGCGTCGGCGTAGGCGATGCCGAATTTGTTGGCTTTCAGGCCTGTGGAGATGTAGGGATGGGTTTTGGCATCGACATCGGGGTTGACGCGCAGGGAGACGGGGGCGGTTTTGCCCAAGCGTTCGGCAACCTTTTGAATGCGGTCGATTTCGGGGATGCTTTCCATATTGAAGCATTTCACGCCGGCATGAAGCGCGAACTCGATTTCCGCTTCACTTTTGCCCACGCCTGAAAAAATGGTTTTCGCCGCGTCGCCGCCCGCCGCCAAAACGCGCGCCAATTCGCCGCCGGAGACAATGTCGAAACCGCTGCCCAGCGAGGCGAAGTGTTTGATGATGCTCAGATTGCCGTTGGCTTTAACGGCATAGCAGACGAGCGGGGAAAGCGCGGCAAACGCGGTTTGGTAGTTTTCAAACGCTTCGGTCAGCGCGGATTGGCTGTACACATAAAGCGGCGTGCCGAATTCTTCGGCAAGGCGGGAGTAAGGGACTTGTTCGCAATGCAGGGTCATGTTGGTGAGGTTTAATCGTTGGTTTGATTGGTAGGTTCTTTGGAAGAATGGATTTTCAGGCCGGTTTGGACCACGCCGAAACGCGCCTTGTCGCCTTCTTTGGGCAGGTAGAGGTCGCCTTTGTAACCGCAGGCTGAAAGCAGGAGGGCGGTTGCCGCCGCAAAAAATACGCTGTATTTCATCGGTAAACTTCCTTCATAAGCGCGAATGTGGCAAGATTCGGTATCTTAAACAAAAAACACACAAAAAGCCATGATGACCGAAAGCGAATTCATCCGCATGAGCGAAGAATTGTTCGAACACATCGAAGACCAAATCGACGAAAACGGCTGGGATTTCGACTGCCAGTTTGCCGGAAACGTCCTGACCATCGAAGCGGCGGACGGCACGCAAATCATCGTCAACCGCCATACGCCAAACCAAGAATTGTGGATTGCCGCAAAAAGCGGCGGCTACCATTTCGCCGAGCAAAACGGCAAATGGCTGGCAACGCGCGACGGACGGGATTTCTACGATGTTTTGAACGAAGCACTGAGCGCGGCTTCGGGCGAAGCTGTTGAGATTGCCGAATTATAGTGGATTAAATTTAAATCAGGACAAGGCGACGAAGTCGCAGACAGTACAGATAGTACGGAACCGATTCACTTGGTGCTTCAGCACCTTAGAGAATCGTTCTCTTTGAGCTAAGGCGAGGCAACGCCGTACTGGTTTAAAGTTAATCCACTATATAATTTGAGTATTCCCACAAAGAGAGCGTTACCCAATGGCACAATTACCCCTGTATCGGACTGCCGAAATCGAAAATTTTACTGTCGGCACGCCCGAAGTTTTAGAATCATTTTTCGAACATATCCCTTATGGCGTCGTCTTTGAAGACGACGGCGACACGGGCTACTTCTATGCCGCCTCGCAAGATGGGATTTTGGATGCCTTGCATATCTACAATGTTGAAGATGTATCCGACAAACATATCCCCAATCATGTCTTGATCTTATGGGATGATGCCTGCACCATAGCCGCATTGTGCATCAACGGTTACATCCATGCCGTCTATGATTTTGTCGAGCAGGCAGGATATTGCCGCAACGGCTTCCCTGAAGCAGAAGGCGAATGGGTGAAAGTCGAAAACCGCGTCTTAGACGATGAATTGCTGGACAAAATCCTATCCCGAAAACCTACATAAACCGCACAAAAGGATAACCAAATGCCCCTGTTAGACAGTTTCAAAGTCGACCACACCCGTATGCACGCCCCCGCCGTGCGTGTGGCGAAAACTATGACCACGCCCAAAGGCGACACCATTACCGTATTCGACCTGCGCTTTTGCGTGCCCAACAAAGAAATCCTATCCGAAAAAGGCATCCACACGCTGGAGCATTTGTTCGCAGGCTTTATGCGCGACCACTTGAACAGCAACGGCGTCGAAATCATCGACATTTCCCCGATGGGCTGCCGCACCGGTTTCTACATGAGCCTCATCGGTACGCCCGACGAGCAGCAGGTCGCCGACGCATGGCTCGCTTCGATGCGGGATGTCGTCAATGTCAAAGACCAAAGCAAAATCCCCGAGTTGAACGAATACCAATGCGGCACCTATCTGATGCACTCGCTTGCTGAAGCGCAGGAAATCGCGCAAAACGTCCTGACGCGCAAAGTGGCGGTGAATAAAAACGAAGAGTTGACGCTGGATGAAAGTTTGCTGAACGCTTAAACGATAGGTATTGAAAAAGGTCGTCTGAAAACGGGAAACCGATTTCAGACGACCTTTTGCTTGAATAGAAAGAATGGACAAATTATCCATCGAAGCGGCAAACCGTTTACCGCCCTGCTTTGGTTCCGCCCGGACCGTACACGGCGCCCCACGCGGCATCGAGCTGCTGCCCTGCCTGCCTCAATGTTTCCGCCTGTTGGCTTTTCACATTCATTGCCGCCTGAAGCTCGCCCTGCAAGCGGACGATGTCGGCTTGGGCTTTTTGCAGGCGGTATTGCGCATCTTCAAGGTCGCTTTGCAGCGAGATGATTTTGCTGTCGTTGCCGGTTTGCTGTTTCAGGACGGTGCGGTAGGCGGAACGCGCGTTCATCAGATTGTCTTCTGCGCTGTCTGCCGCTGCGTTCAGCGAAACGCCCATTAATATCAAGGCGATGAGTTTGTTGTTCATAAAACATCCTTTGATGCTGTCCCGCGATGTGTTAGAGGTCGTCTGAAAACGGAAAGCTGTTTTCAGACGACCTTTTTGCTGCGGTAGGCGGTTGGTTAATATTGATAGGCGGCGAGTTTGCGCTTGATTTCGGGCAGGGCAGCGCGGGCAGCTTCTTCACCCAGCTGGATGGCGCGTCGTTTTTGGTCGAAACCGCCGATAGAACCCATCTCCAACACTTGCGGTTTGATCACGACGTTTGCCTGACCCAATTCATGTTGGAGCAGCGGAATGCTCATGACGTTGAACGTTTGGTCGAGGTAAGAGAAAAAGCCTTGGTTGACGTTTTTCACCGGACGGGCGGAAATATCGACGGCGATAATGAAATTGGCGCCTTGTTTTTTAGCCGCGCTGACGGGAACAGGCTGCGACAGACCGCCGTCAACGTATCGGCGGCCGCCAATCGTGGTGGGCTGGAACACGTTGGGGATGGAAGCGGACGCGCGGACTGCCTGTCCGATGTTGCCTCGGTTGAAGGCGACGGCTTTGCCGCTTTCAAAATCGGTGGCGACGGCGGCGAATTTAATCGGCAATTGTTGGATGGGGCGGTTGCCGACTTTTTGGTTGATGTAGTTTTGCAGTTTTTCGCCTTTGATGAAGCCGCTGCTGGACAGGGTCAGGTCAACCAAGTCGGTTTTGCCCAAAATTTCGGCTTCGAGTTCGAGGCGGTCGGGCGACATGCCTGAAGCGTACAGGCTGCCGACGATGGAGCCTGCGGATGTGCCGGTCACGACTTTGACGGGAATATTGTTTTCTTTCAAGACTTTGATAATGCCAATATGGGCAAAGCCTTTGGATGCGCCGCCGCCGAGCGCAAGCGCGACCACGGCTTTGGGTTTGGCGGTATTCGCGGTATGGGTATGCGGCTTGGCATCCGATTTGTCGGAGGTATGGCTCGGACAGGCAGCGAGCATGAGTACGACAGACGCTGTCAGCGTAGTGCGCAGTGTTTGAATCAGCAATGGTTTCATTTTCAGACGACCTTTATAGATGGATTTTTGGTTTGGAACATATTGTCAGCCGAATGGCGCGAAACCTGTCGCGGTATGCGCTCCGTCGTGTTTTTATCGGCGCGGCTGCGGTATAGTGGATTAACTTTAAATCAGAACAAAGCGAGGCAACGCCGTACTGGTTTAAAGTTAATCCACTATAAAGTGGCAGAAAACCTGTTGCCCGCTTGGTCATGAAAACAGGCGGAATCAGGGGAGCAGGCAATCTGCCATCCGCCTTGTCAGGCGGCACAAGCGGGAAGTTTAGCGCATCGTTATGCCGAAATCAAAAAAGGTCGTCTGAAACCTGATTTTCGGTTTCAGACGACCTTTTGCTTGTCCGCTTTGTCGATCGGTTTTTAATGCTCCCACTCGACGTGTTCGTTGAGGAAACCACCGCTCTGGTGCGCCCAGAGTTTGGCGTAGAGGCCTTGTTTTTCAAGGAGCTCGGCGTGGCTGCCTTCTTCGATGATGCGGCCTTTGTCCAAGACGATGAGCCTGTCCATCGCGGCGATGGTGGAGAGGCGATGGGCGATGGCGATGACGGTTTTGCCGTCCATCATTTTGTCGAGGCTTTCTTGGATGGCGGCTTCGACTTCGGAGTCGAGCGCGCTGGTGGCTTCGTCAAGCAGCAGGATCGGCGCGTCTTTGAGCATGACGCGGGCGATGGCGATGCGTTGGCGCTGGCCGCCGGAAAGTTTCACGCCGCGTTCGCCGACGTGGGCGTCATAGCCGCGCCGCCCTTTGGCATCGGAAAGGTTGGGGATGAAGTCGGCGGCTTCGGCGCGTTCGGCGGCGGAAATCATTTCGGCGTCGGTGGCGTCGGGGCGGCCGTAAACGATGTTGTCGCGCACGGAACGGTGCAGCAGCGAGGTGTCTTGCGTGACCAAACCGATTTGGGCGCGCAGGCTTTCTTGGGTCACGCTGTCCACGTTTTGCCCGTCAATCGAAATCGTGCCGCTTTGCGGTTCGTAGAAACGCAAGAGCAGGTTGACGATGGTGGATTTGCCCGCGCCGCTGCGTCCGATAAGGCCGACTTTTTCGCCCGGGCGGATGGTGAGGTTGAAGCCGTTGAGCAGCGGTTTGCCGGCTTCGTAGGAGAAATCGACGTGTTCGAACTTGATTTCGCCTTGCGACACTTTCAGCGGCAGGGCGTTCGGCTTGTCGAGGATGGTTTGCGGTTTGGACAGGGTTGCCATGCCGTCGTTGACGGTGCCGATGTTTTCAAACAATCGGGCGGATTCCCACATGATGTATTGCGACAGGCCGTTGACGCGCAACGCCATAGCGGTGGCGGTGGCGACCGCGCCGACGCCGACTTGCCCGTGATACCAAAGCCAGATACCCAACGCGGTCGTGCCGGCGGTCAGCGAGCTGTTGACGATGAAGCTGCAAGTGTGCAGGAGCGTCGCCAAACGCATTTGGGCGTGTACCGTAACCATAAATTCTTCCATCGACTGCTTGGCATAAGCCGCTTCGCGCGCGCCGTGGGAGAAAAGTTTGACGGTGGTGATGTTGGAATAGGCGTCGGTAATGCGGCCGGTCATCAGCGAGCGCGCATCCGCCTGACGCGAAGCGGTTTTGCCGAGCTTGGGAATCAGGAAGCGCATCACTAAGGCGAAGCCAATCATCCAGCCGATAAAGGGCAGCAGCAGCCAGCCGTCGAGCGCGACCAGAATCACGCCGGAGGTGATGAAATACACCAGCACATAAACGACCATGTCGGCAACCGTCATCACCACGTCGCGCAACGCCAGCGCGGTCTGCATGACTTTGGCGGACACGCGGCCGGCAAATTCGTCCTGATAGAAGCCGAGGCTCTGCCCCAGCATCAGGCGGTGGAAATTCCAGCGCAGGCGCATGGGGAACACGCCTTGCAGGGTTTGCAGGCGCACGTTGGATGCGAGGAAGGTCCAGAGGGCGAAAAACACCATCATCGCCGCCATCGCCGTCAACGCCCAGCCTTTTTCGGCAAACAGGGTGGCGGGCGTGTATTTGCCGAGCCAGTCCACGACTTTGCCCATAAATTGAAACAGCAGGGCTTCCATGATGCCGATACCGGCGGTAAACACTGCCAAAACGGCAATCCATTTGCGCAAGCCTTCGATGTTGCTCCAGATAAACCGCCACAGCCCTTTTTCAGGCGTTTTCGGGGCGGCTTCGGGGTAAGGGTCGATTCGGGATTCGAACCATGAGAATATTTTTTGAATCATTGTATTGGGTTTAATTGAGAGAGAATGGATTTCAGACGACCTCTACGGTGGGGACAGGTCGTCTGAAAACAAGTATCGTGAGTTAAAGGCATTATTTTACGGGAAAAAACGGCGGGAAGACACTGTAAGGAAGTCGGGACAGGCAAAGTGCCGTGATTGATGAGGGGTCGTCTGAAATAGCGTGCCGATAAGGAATACGGCTTTTATAGTGGATTAACTTTAAACCAGTACGGCGTTGCCTCACCTTAGCTCAAAGAGAACGATTCTCTAAGGTGCTGAAGCACCAAGTGAATCGGTTTCGTACTATCTGTACTGTCTGCGGCTTCGTCGCCTTGTCCTGATTTAAAGTTAATCCACTATATATCCGTCCTTATATGGTCAAATCGCCGCTGAAATCCGTATCAAACCCATCGGCGTATCGGCTTATATCCATTCCAATTTTATTTTGAACGGACTGAAGCCAAAAAACAAAACCGAAAAAAATGTGCTTGTTCTCAGGCGTCACGCCGAATATGCCGTCACTTTGATGCGAAATTTGCAGGTCACTCAATATAGACAAGAAGTTGTCCAGATTTTGTCTGATATCTTCTATCTCGCTTTTTTGAAGTTCCTCAATCAACAGGACTTCATTATCCAGACCAATAATGGTGGGCAACTTGGTCAGTTTTTCATAAATCGCTTTCACAGACATTTTTCAATACCGGTAAATCCGACGCGCGGGATACGGGCGCGGGTAAGGCGGGTAGGGATAACCGTAGCGGTGTACCGGCTCGCTGTCCTGATAAATGACGGTCGTCCCAGGTGGGGCGTTGACGGTAACGGTTTTGTTGATGGTGGTTTGGGAATGGACGGGCAGGTCGAGGACGGCGGTGCGCCCGTATGGGGTTTCGGTGTAGAAACAGCCGCCAAGTGCGGTCAGCGTGAAGGCGTAGAGTAGGGGCTTCTTCATGGGTTTCCTTCATTCAAAACGAAACGGTAAGGGGTCGTCTGAAACGTGGTTTCGATCAGTTTGAAACCGTTTTGGGGTTTTCAGACGACCCTTTTTATCGCCAACATCCTTAACTTTAAATACGGCATATCATCAAATCCCGTCATTCCCGCCGTAGCCTGTCCTCGCGTAGGCGGGGGCGGGAAGGACGGTACCCGATAAGTTGCGTATCGAAAATAAAGTCATTTGACTATATCCGGCCGACAGGATGGGGCGGCGGTTTTTCAGACGACCTTCCCGCTTACCTTAACACAGTCTTCGTCCAGCGGCTGACCCATTGTTTCTGTTTGGTGTCGATGTCGTTGCGGCTGGGCGAGTCGGTGTGTTTCGGGGCTTGGGCGAACTCGAAGACTTTGGGCAGCGGCGTGTTTTTCACGGCGGGATAGACCCACATTTCGGTCGGCAGGGCTTTTTGCACTTCGCCGCTTTGCAGCCACTGTACGAGTTTCGCCGCCAGTTCGGGCTGTTTCGCGCCTTTCAAGACTGCCGCGCCTTCGACTTGGCGGAACACGCCGCCTTTGAGGAAGAGGTTGCCGGTCGGCGGCACGCTGTATTTGCCTTTGGAGTAGTGGACTTCGGCGGCGGGGCTGGCGGCGTAGCTGACGACGAGCGGGTAGGCGCCGCCGTTTTGGGTGAAGTCGGTGTAATAGGCTTCACTCCAGCCTTTGGCGACTTTTACACCATTTTGACGCATCTGCGCCCACCATTTGAGCGCGCCCTCTTCGCCCATGCCGCCGATGTTCGCCATCAGGAAGGCGAGTCCGGGCGAGGAGGTGGCGGGCGAGGGCGTAACCAGCAGGTTTTTATATTCTGGGTGGGTCAAGTCCTGCAAGGTTTTGGGCAGCGGCAGTTTTTTCTGTTCAAACCATTTTTTGTCGTAGTTGAGGGTAACGTAGCCGTAATTCACTGCCGCGATGACGGGCATTCCCGCTGAAACGGGCGCGGATTTGGGCTGCACCGCCGCCAGTATGCCTGCTTCACGCGCTTTGCCGATGTTGGCATTGTCCAAACCGTACACCGCGTCGGCAATCGGGTTGGCCTTGCTGAGAATCAGCTTGTTGAGCATTTCGTTGCCGCTGCCCGCTTTGATAACGGAGACTTTGGCGTCGTTGGCTTTTTCAAACTGCGCGAGGACGGATTGGGGCAGGCTGAAGGATTTGTGCACAGCAAGGCGCACTTCAGTCTGGGCGGATAAGTTTGCCGAAGCCAGCAAGAGGGCGAGGGCGGATAATTTCAGTTTCATTCTCTAACCTTTGTACGGGTAAAATACGAAACATCATAACAAAATCCGCACCAACACACGACATGAACCTTTCCCCCGTCTGGCTATTCGACCTCGACAACACGCTGCACAACGCCGATGCAGGCATTTTCTACATCATCAACCGCGCCATGACCGGCTACATGGCGCAACGCCTCAAGCTCTCCGAAGAAGCGGCATCCGACCTGCGTCAGGACTATTGGCACCGATACGGCGCGACGCTTGCCGGCCTGCAAATCCACCATCCCGAAATCGACATCCGCGAATTTCTGCGCGAAAGCCATCCCATCGCGCAAATCTTGGCAAAATTGCAGGGCATGGAGGGAACCGAAAGCGTTTTAGGTCGTCTGAAAGGACGCAAAGCCGTTTTTTCCAACGGCCCTTCGTTTTACGTCCGCGCTATCATCGGGGCATTGGGTTTGGCAAACCGTTTTGACGCACTCCTCGGCACGGACGACTTCGGACTGCGCTACAAGCCCGACCCGCAAGCCTACCTGACCGTCTGCCGCCTGCTCGACGCCACGCCCGGACAGTGCATCATGATAGACGACAGCGCGGACAACCTGCACCAAGCCAAAGAGCTGGGCATGAAAACCGTATGGTTCGGCAGCAAAGCCCATCCCCTGCCCTTTACCGACGCCGTTGCAAAAGATATGCAGGCGCTCGCCGAATGTGCCGAAAAACTGTCGGCACTCGTCTGAAACCTTTACAATATCGGGTTTGAACAACGGCACCAATCCGCCCGACCACAAGGACAACCATCATGCGATACACCGCCCTCATTCTCGCCGCCGCAGCCGCCCTGACCGGCTGTACTTGGGAAACCTACCAAAACGAATCCGGCCACACCTCCCTGCGCCCCAAATACGAAAAAGGCACGCGCATCTATTACGAAGACGGCACCTACTCCCGCGATATGCGTTACAACCAATACCGCCCCGAACGCCGCACCCTCAAACCGCTGCACGGCGACCAAGAAAACGTACGCGGCACGACATGGAACAAACCCCAAGGCGCCGGACACGCCGCGCCCGAAACGCAAACTGAGGAATAATCCGCCCGCAGAGGTCGTCTGAAACCGTTTTTTCCGTTTCAGACGACCTCAAACATAACCGCCATCCCGTTCGTCCCACGCCTGCCGTCTTTCAAAAAGGAGAAAACCATGCGTTCCCTCGCCCTGATTTTCGTTACCGCCGCCATCCTGAGCGGCTGCACCACAGACCGCTACGACTTCGACAGCCGTCCCGCCGACACATCCGCGCGCACGCCCCTGAAACCGACCACACTCGATCGCTTGGAACACGGCAGCCATGCCGACTCGTACCGCTGGAACCCCAAACCCAACAAACCATAACCCCCAAACGTCCGCACGCCAAACCCAAATAAAAAGGTCGTCTGAAACCCCAAAACCCCGTTCAGAAGACCCCTAAATACCCCCTTCATCAACATTGCATTCGAGAAAGCCCATCATGTCCGCCACACCCCTCAACATCGTCATCCTCGCCGCCGGCAAAGGCACGCGCATGTATTCCAAAATGCCCAAAGTGCTGCACCGAATCGGCGGCCTTCCCATGGTTGAGCGCGTTATCGACACCGCCGCCGCGCTCCATCCGCAAAACATCTGCGTCGTCATCGGACACGGCAAAGACCAAGTTTTGGACACCGTCAAACGCGACGTCGTCTGGGTCGAACAAACCGAACAGCTCGGCACCGGCCACGCCGTCAAAACCGCCCTGCCGCACCTTTCCGCCGAAGGCCGCACGCTGGTGCTGTACGGCGACGTTCCCCTGATTGACACCGCCACCCTCGAAACCCTGCTCGAAGCCGCAGGCAGCGAAGTCGGACTGTTGACCGACGTTCCCGCCGACCCGACAGGCTTGGGCCGCATCATCCGCGACAGCCAAGGCAGCGTAACCGCCATCGTAGAAGAAAAAGACGCCGACGCCGCCCAAAAAGCCGTCCGCGAAATCAACACAGGCATCCTCGTCCTGCCCAACGCCAAACTCAAAAACTGGCTGGACACCCTCTCCAGCAACAACGCCCAAGGCGAATACTACCTGACCGACCTCATCGCCAAAGCCGTTGCCGACGGCATCAAAGTCCATCCCGTCCAAGTGCGCGCCTCCCACCTCGCCGCCGGCGTGAACAACAAACTCCAGCTCGCCGAACTCGAACGCATCTTCCAAACCGAACAGGCGCAAGCCTTGCTCAAAGCAGGCGTCACCCTGCGCGACCCCGCCCGCTTCGACTTAAGGGGTCGTCTGAAACACGGACAAGACGTCGTGATTGACGTTAACGTCGTCCTCGAAGGCGACATCGAAATCGGCGACAACGTCGAAATCGGCGCAAACTGCGTCATCAAAAACGCCAAAATCGGCGCAAACAGCAAAATCGCCCCCTTCTCCCACTTCGAAGACTGCGAAGTCGGACAAAACAACCAAATCGGCCCTTACGCCCGCCTGCGTCCGCAAGCCCGCCTTTCAGACGACGTACACGTCGGCAACTTCGTCGAAATCAAAAACGCCGCCATCGGCAAAGGCACCAAAGCCAACCACCTCACCTACATCGGCGACGCCGAAGTCGGCAGCAAAACCAACTTCGGCGCAGGCACGATCATTGCCAACTACGACGGCGTGAACAAATACAAAACCGTCATCGGCGACGAAGTCCGCATCGGCTCCAACTGCGTCTTGGTCGCCCCCGTTACCCTCGGCAACAAAGTTACAACCGGCGCAGGCAGCACGATTACCAAAAACGTCGAAGACAACAAACTCGCCCTCGCCCGCGCCCGCCAAACCGTCATCGAAGGCTGGGTGAGGCCGGAAAAAGGCGATAAGAAATAAAGCAGTAAACCGCCCAGCGCAACTCGTTGCAGCAACAGCAATCTGTCCCTTCCCCCGCCCGGCGGGGGAAGGTTAGGATGGGGGTGGCTTTGCGACTTTAGGTCAAATCAAATTCGTACAACCCGTAGAGCCACCCTCTCCCCAGCCCTCTCCCGCCGGACGGGAGAGGGAGTGGATTACCAGTCGAAATGAGGTCGTCTGAAAACTCTGAGATTTGAGTTTTAAAGAAACTCGTTCCCGATTTTTTCAGACGACCTTTGATTCAATCAAAACAGACTTGAGATAACCCAAGTAGCGTGGGCTTTGCCCACGAAACCTACCATCTGACAATTCAAATCAGACAACAGCCGAATGGGCATCCATTTCGGCATTCGTTTCGCGGGCAAAGCCTATGCTACTCGTTGCAGCAACAACAATCTGTCCCTTCCCCCGTCTAGCGGGGGAAGGTTAGGATGGGGGTGGCTTTATGGCTTTAGGTAATAAAATCAAATTCGTACAACCCGTAAAACCACCCTCTCCCCGGCCCTCTCCCGCCAGACGGGTAAGGGGGCAGGTTGCAGATAAAAACGAGGTCGTCTGAAAACTCTGAGATTTGAGTTTCAGACGACCTTTTGCTATCGATATGCCTCAAGACTCAAATATCTTGCATGATTTGTCCGTATTGGCGAAATGCTGCGCCTTGTCTTCACAGGTGCTTTCGGTCGTTTCACACGATACCGTGACAAAGCTTTCGTTGATCTTCAATACTTTGGGATTTTGATCCGACCGCGCTACTGCCTTCAGGGTAAACCGCCCGTCCGGCGTGCCTTTGGCGTCGCCCTGCACCTTGATGCAAAAATCGCCGATTTCCTTAATCGGCAAATCCGGCCATTGGGTAGAGCTTTGTTTGAAACTTCCGTTTTTTTGATAAAAACGCTCCAGAAATTGGGCGTTTTCCAGCATGGCTGCCCGCACTTCCTGCAGCTTGGTATTTTCAACATATTTTTGGTAAGACGGGTAGGCAATCGACGTTAAAATCCCCACCGTCATGATGGTAAAAACCAATT
Protein-coding sequences here:
- the lysA gene encoding diaminopimelate decarboxylase, producing MTLHCEQVPYSRLAEEFGTPLYVYSQSALTEAFENYQTAFAALSPLVCYAVKANGNLSIIKHFASLGSGFDIVSGGELARVLAAGGDAAKTIFSGVGKSEAEIEFALHAGVKCFNMESIPEIDRIQKVAERLGKTAPVSLRVNPDVDAKTHPYISTGLKANKFGIAYADALEAYRHAARQSHLKIIGIDCHIGSQLTDLSPLVEACERILILVDRLADEGIVLEHLDLGGGVGIVYQDETVPDLSAYAQAVQKLIGTRRLKLILEPGRSLVGNAGSLLARVEFIKHGEEKNFVMVDAAMNDLMRPALYDAYHHIEAVDPKNIPPLSADIVGPICETGDFLGKDRTLACEEGDLLVIRSAGAYGASMASNYNTRNRAAEVLVDGNEYRLIRRRETLEQQMANEMACL
- the lptM gene encoding LPS translocon maturation chaperone LptM, coding for MKYSVFFAAATALLLSACGYKGDLYLPKEGDKARFGVVQTGLKIHSSKEPTNQTND
- a CDS encoding type IV pilin protein — protein: MKCPVYFSKGGGMKEIQRGFSLSQLVFTIVMVGILTSIAYPSYQKYVENTKLQEVRAAMMENARFLERFYQKNGSFKQSSTQWPDLPIKEIGDFCIKVQGDAKGTPDGRFTLKAVARSDQNPKVLKINESFVTVSCETTESTCEDKTQHFANTDKSCKIFES
- the cyaY gene encoding iron donor protein CyaY, which translates into the protein MMTESEFIRMSEELFEHIEDQIDENGWDFDCQFAGNVLTIEAADGTQIIVNRHTPNQELWIAAKSGGYHFAEQNGKWLATRDGRDFYDVLNEALSAASGEAVEIAEL
- a CDS encoding patatin-like phospholipase family protein; the protein is MKPLLIQTLRTTLTASVVLMLAACPSHTSDKSDAKPHTHTANTAKPKAVVALALGGGASKGFAHIGIIKVLKENNIPVKVVTGTSAGSIVGSLYASGMSPDRLELEAEILGKTDLVDLTLSSSGFIKGEKLQNYINQKVGNRPIQQLPIKFAAVATDFESGKAVAFNRGNIGQAVRASASIPNVFQPTTIGGRRYVDGGLSQPVPVSAAKKQGANFIIAVDISARPVKNVNQGFFSYLDQTFNVMSIPLLQHELGQANVVIKPQVLEMGSIGGFDQKRRAIQLGEEAARAALPEIKRKLAAYQY
- a CDS encoding DUF2251 domain-containing protein, yielding MAQLPLYRTAEIENFTVGTPEVLESFFEHIPYGVVFEDDGDTGYFYAASQDGILDALHIYNVEDVSDKHIPNHVLILWDDACTIAALCINGYIHAVYDFVEQAGYCRNGFPEAEGEWVKVENRVLDDELLDKILSRKPT
- a CDS encoding ABC transporter ATP-binding protein codes for the protein MIQKIFSWFESRIDPYPEAAPKTPEKGLWRFIWSNIEGLRKWIAVLAVFTAGIGIMEALLFQFMGKVVDWLGKYTPATLFAEKGWALTAMAAMMVFFALWTFLASNVRLQTLQGVFPMRLRWNFHRLMLGQSLGFYQDEFAGRVSAKVMQTALALRDVVMTVADMVVYVLVYFITSGVILVALDGWLLLPFIGWMIGFALVMRFLIPKLGKTASRQADARSLMTGRITDAYSNITTVKLFSHGAREAAYAKQSMEEFMVTVHAQMRLATLLHTCSFIVNSSLTAGTTALGIWLWYHGQVGVGAVATATAMALRVNGLSQYIMWESARLFENIGTVNDGMATLSKPQTILDKPNALPLKVSQGEIKFEHVDFSYEAGKPLLNGFNLTIRPGEKVGLIGRSGAGKSTIVNLLLRFYEPQSGTISIDGQNVDSVTQESLRAQIGLVTQDTSLLHRSVRDNIVYGRPDATDAEMISAAERAEAADFIPNLSDAKGRRGYDAHVGERGVKLSGGQRQRIAIARVMLKDAPILLLDEATSALDSEVEAAIQESLDKMMDGKTVIAIAHRLSTIAAMDRLIVLDKGRIIEEGSHAELLEKQGLYAKLWAHQSGGFLNEHVEWEH
- the luxS gene encoding S-ribosylhomocysteine lyase, which codes for MPLLDSFKVDHTRMHAPAVRVAKTMTTPKGDTITVFDLRFCVPNKEILSEKGIHTLEHLFAGFMRDHLNSNGVEIIDISPMGCRTGFYMSLIGTPDEQQVADAWLASMRDVVNVKDQSKIPELNEYQCGTYLMHSLAEAQEIAQNVLTRKVAVNKNEELTLDESLLNA